From a region of the Vibrio ostreae genome:
- a CDS encoding porin gives MKTASTLLGIILLSPVVSAQIHLGEQLRLSGFGTLSATRSDSKVPVFVHREIADAWCFDCDTTLGLQLDWLINNRWRASVQAVKRPQDHLSDPELEWAYVESAWGAYSAKVGRLRLPLFMMSEYNYVSVAYPWIRPAHDVYDSLLGITHYDGASFEWNKAVSDASQLRLSTFMAVPGDNDYRLYDTNYTLAADAAFGFTADWYQEENQYRLTYITSEANLAAYNTNIDHYDLDLFAFGINYSLAHYHVFSEFIYDRTLYANWYLGVARQFGPWQPYVQYGQRRKLNHNESYLLGLRYNITANVALNAEWQYITSQENMINGHFTRIQNPMGDIETEVEVFSAAISFTF, from the coding sequence ATGAAAACAGCGTCAACACTCCTCGGCATAATCCTTTTGTCACCCGTGGTATCAGCACAGATTCATCTCGGTGAACAACTGAGACTCAGCGGTTTTGGCACCCTGTCCGCCACACGCTCCGACAGTAAAGTGCCGGTTTTTGTCCATCGAGAAATCGCCGACGCCTGGTGCTTTGATTGCGACACGACGCTCGGCTTGCAGCTCGACTGGCTCATCAACAACCGCTGGCGGGCCTCAGTGCAGGCGGTTAAGCGACCACAGGATCATCTGTCCGATCCGGAGCTGGAATGGGCTTATGTTGAGTCGGCATGGGGAGCATACAGCGCTAAAGTCGGACGACTGCGGCTGCCGTTGTTCATGATGTCTGAATACAACTACGTTTCCGTCGCGTATCCGTGGATTCGTCCGGCGCATGATGTCTATGACAGCCTGCTCGGTATCACCCACTATGACGGAGCATCATTTGAGTGGAATAAAGCGGTCAGTGACGCGTCACAATTGCGGCTGTCGACCTTTATGGCCGTCCCCGGTGACAACGATTACCGCTTATATGACACCAATTATACCCTGGCTGCGGATGCTGCTTTTGGCTTTACCGCCGACTGGTATCAGGAAGAGAATCAGTATCGTTTGACCTACATCACCAGCGAAGCCAATCTTGCTGCCTACAACACTAACATTGACCATTATGATCTCGACCTGTTCGCATTCGGCATCAATTACTCACTCGCACATTATCACGTTTTCTCAGAGTTCATTTACGACCGCACGCTCTATGCCAACTGGTATCTGGGAGTCGCTCGCCAGTTCGGCCCGTGGCAGCCTTATGTTCAGTACGGACAGCGGCGTAAACTCAACCATAATGAATCCTATCTGCTCGGGTTACGCTACAACATTACCGCTAATGTGGCGCTTAACGCGGAGTGGCAATACATCACCAGTCAAGAAAATATGATCAATGGTCACTTCACCCGCATCCAGAATCCAATGGGTGACATAGAAACCGAGGTAGAGGTTTTTTCAGCCGCTATCTCGTTTACTTTTTAA
- a CDS encoding hybrid sensor histidine kinase/response regulator, with protein sequence MFIVNRFSIKARLVLLCLLPMVVIAWGTWTLFSQFQSQLLAYQSSTQKVTALNYVANATHSFYHLLSRRLNDDPLDFYIEQLESELSQLSEFFAPSVTRLVAANSDLLIRNNIAELRSMAQEVRTAPLEDVRQYGTWAFDLIYELNLEIQKTINHDAPAEIHHLDTIYDELSWFLYWMQREAWFLRDLARSETLTKQQVGQYLRIAENEQLYLERFIDSGASSVQLEQIVKLFAQQDFRQGALVREKILQQDVSPSELAGYVKTLDNRQASIQKLFVGFSDHLAAQIAHRSQQDQQRIILVSVVVFLVFMLLLFLGLGTFYRISTKLNRILDTMWRMQDKRDQVQLIDIDGNDEFSDFATNLNHIIEEVQLHEASLIQAKEDAIAANRAKSSFLANMSHEIRTPLNGIIGMTEVLGTSGLTANQQDILSDIDSSSQALLILLNDILDLSKIEAGSLTLTSNPFNFAELVYDTVNLVNLRAVTQHDELSIQLDPALPLLVVADEFRVKQILMNLLSNAVKFTKDGEISVEVNFLAEDTPQIRCSVTDSGRGIAKDKLTTIFAPFTQEDDSITRHFGGTGLGLAICKQLIEMMRGTLSVNSTKGLGSKFEFIIPVVLPDEQPEPVQCLQFSLLVANGTSYVAAIRREYQRLGTEWAEAQTVADLTMMEFSKPVSHVVYCQSLTQRSEGDIALLRQRFPHASIIFCQHHLFTHRSQVDNVDGWVTLPFLGTRFERLLANQSDVAPGAVDRTVLEQSPAAEPSSSCILIVEDNLMNQKIATFFLEKAGLSYVIVSNGQEAVDAVTQGGRFAAILMDCMMPVMDGFTATRRIRQWEEENGMANTPIIALTASVLDEDIAHCFEAGMDAYLPKPYKSKQLFDIFNELEVA encoded by the coding sequence ATGTTTATTGTTAATCGCTTCTCAATAAAAGCGCGGCTGGTGCTTTTGTGCTTATTACCTATGGTGGTAATAGCTTGGGGAACGTGGACGCTATTTAGTCAGTTTCAGTCCCAGTTATTGGCTTATCAAAGTTCGACCCAGAAAGTGACTGCGCTCAATTATGTTGCCAATGCCACGCACTCGTTTTATCACCTATTAAGTCGTCGGCTGAACGATGACCCGCTGGATTTCTACATTGAACAGTTGGAGTCAGAGCTTAGCCAACTGAGTGAATTTTTTGCTCCTTCAGTGACCCGGCTGGTGGCGGCAAATTCCGATCTGTTAATTCGCAATAATATTGCAGAACTGAGAAGTATGGCGCAGGAGGTTCGGACGGCGCCACTCGAAGATGTCAGACAATATGGCACCTGGGCTTTTGATTTAATTTATGAGCTCAATCTCGAAATTCAGAAAACCATTAATCACGACGCTCCGGCAGAGATCCATCATTTAGATACGATTTATGATGAACTCAGTTGGTTTCTGTACTGGATGCAACGTGAAGCCTGGTTTCTACGCGATTTAGCGCGTTCGGAAACGCTGACCAAACAGCAGGTTGGACAATATTTGCGCATCGCGGAAAATGAACAATTGTATCTGGAGCGCTTTATCGACTCCGGGGCCAGCTCAGTACAGTTGGAACAGATAGTCAAATTGTTTGCTCAGCAGGACTTTAGACAAGGGGCATTAGTGCGGGAAAAAATTCTGCAGCAGGATGTCTCCCCATCTGAGCTGGCCGGTTATGTAAAAACCCTGGATAATCGCCAGGCATCGATTCAGAAGCTGTTTGTCGGTTTCTCCGATCATCTCGCCGCGCAGATCGCTCATCGCTCCCAGCAGGATCAGCAGCGTATCATTCTGGTCAGTGTGGTGGTGTTTCTGGTATTTATGTTGCTGCTGTTCCTCGGACTCGGTACTTTCTATCGTATTTCTACCAAGCTGAACCGTATCCTCGATACTATGTGGCGGATGCAGGACAAACGGGATCAGGTTCAGTTGATTGACATTGATGGTAATGATGAGTTTTCCGACTTCGCCACCAATCTCAATCACATCATCGAAGAAGTTCAACTGCATGAAGCTTCTCTGATTCAGGCCAAAGAGGACGCGATTGCGGCTAACCGGGCCAAAAGTTCTTTTCTGGCGAATATGTCCCATGAAATCCGTACTCCGCTCAACGGTATTATTGGTATGACCGAAGTGTTGGGAACGTCAGGGTTGACGGCTAACCAGCAAGATATCTTATCTGACATTGATAGCTCTTCTCAGGCGTTACTCATATTGCTGAATGATATTCTCGATTTGTCCAAAATTGAGGCCGGCAGTCTGACGCTCACCTCGAATCCGTTTAACTTTGCTGAGCTGGTGTATGACACGGTAAACCTGGTGAATCTGCGTGCTGTAACGCAACACGATGAGCTGTCTATACAGCTCGATCCTGCCTTGCCTTTGTTGGTTGTCGCGGATGAATTCAGGGTCAAGCAGATCCTGATGAACCTGCTGTCCAATGCGGTGAAATTCACCAAAGATGGAGAAATAAGCGTTGAAGTCAATTTTCTTGCCGAGGATACACCGCAAATCCGCTGCAGTGTCACGGACAGCGGGCGTGGTATCGCGAAAGACAAGCTGACGACTATTTTTGCTCCGTTCACGCAGGAAGACGACAGTATTACCCGCCATTTTGGCGGCACGGGGCTGGGCTTGGCGATCTGTAAGCAGTTGATTGAAATGATGCGAGGTACATTATCGGTCAACTCGACCAAAGGGTTGGGCAGTAAATTTGAGTTTATTATTCCAGTAGTGTTGCCTGATGAGCAGCCTGAACCGGTTCAGTGCTTGCAGTTCTCGCTACTGGTGGCAAATGGCACCTCATATGTTGCAGCGATTCGCCGCGAGTACCAGCGCCTGGGAACCGAGTGGGCAGAAGCTCAGACAGTGGCTGACCTGACAATGATGGAATTCAGTAAGCCGGTCAGTCATGTGGTCTATTGTCAAAGTCTGACTCAGCGTAGTGAGGGCGATATTGCGTTGTTGCGGCAACGTTTTCCGCACGCCAGTATTATTTTCTGTCAACATCACCTGTTCACCCATCGCAGTCAGGTGGATAACGTGGATGGTTGGGTTACGCTGCCTTTTCTCGGCACTCGTTTTGAACGTCTTCTTGCCAATCAATCCGATGTCGCACCGGGGGCAGTAGATAGAACGGTACTTGAACAAAGTCCTGCCGCTGAGCCAAGCTCAAGTTGCATCCTGATTGTGGAAGACAACCTGATGAATCAGAAAATCGCGACTTTCTTTCTTGAGAAAGCCGGCCTGAGCTATGTGATTGTCAGCAATGGTCAGGAAGCCGTGGATGCCGTCACCCAGGGCGGTAGATTTGCGGCCATTTTGATGGACTGCATGATGCCTGTGATGGATGGATTTACTGCCACACGCCGGATCCGTCAGTGGGAAGAAGAGAATGGTATGGCCAACACACCGATTATCGCCCTGACAGCCAGTGTCCTTGATGAAGACATTGCGCACTGCTTTGAAGCGGGGATGGATGCTTATTTGCCCAAACCTTATAAGTCCAAACAGCTATTTGATATCTTTAACGAACTCGAAGTGGCTTAG
- a CDS encoding DUF748 domain-containing protein — MPNPLSPALLRFKKAPRLLRYSTYALSAYAFYAVTLGAIIPALIEAKTPELLSEQLGRHVNVHKVSINPFVLRARIEGFSIQEANGNDSFTRFDELELEFNFWQSLFALTPTVDHITLSSPQIVLQRLADDNQTRFNFSDILDTLASNASQATVATETAGQPGALPAIRVQRLNISDGQVRFHDNLTGADLSYAGLNLNLNHFDSRAISQPVAAHKADKHGAAVVSNQYSLMLEGADKGQLALNGQFQLRPFKIDGTLELKSVTLKPFWPFTADQMQAAVTGGAINLSAQFSAGERDHNFHYQVTQGQLQLKHLVVSDQSQAKIKLPSLDVQNVRVNGDHQQIDVDVIKLKGLWVEGEASAQGLDLAQLFTTKKTATSPTANNEQSQTSAEQQAATDTSTTSAPWLVKLARFAMTDTDVNIKESVQSKGVFWRFYPLSVTTGPIQSDLAKPIDYNIALAVSSGDNAAPQHARGELSTKGKVDAAKLSAEGDLSINGLDLTQVQPYLAPYVNLHLTKGELATQGHYSADNKGRAIYQGSADISNLLVKDTLHNQPLVQWQKMNINSMIFDAQKQSLQIDTIAFDAPYAKVMIAKDKRTNIGDIVVNRDANSRSETAKSSTVNPAPSTTAKQDSSAFAVDVKAITFSNGSAYFADNSLTPNFASGIELLHGSVRNLSSTPGTTAQVDIAGKIDKYAPVSLKGEINPLIANPYLDLNLIFKSVELTSVNPYSGTYAGYYIDKGQLSLALNYQLEENQLKGDNHLVIDQLKLGKPSESKLATSLPVSLALAMLQDRNGVIDLGVQVSGDVNDPDFSFGSIIFKALSNIVVKAVTAPFSLLANLVGSDEELDHVTFALGDASLSTDEQQRLDKLAQALASRPQLTLSIAAAVNEHDDSRAMAEQHIQQRMLEQSGLNTLPADFSPSYIAQSEPLADAVTALAESDLNLDLSDERDKVVQQLKQGQTDSPSDEQIDTTLMLGLYNQLVNSVNISHSQLANLAEQRAKSIKTYLVDEAMVAPERVFLLDSKTRLRTEDNGADLTLDAK, encoded by the coding sequence ATGCCAAATCCACTGTCACCTGCTTTACTACGTTTTAAGAAAGCACCGCGCTTATTGCGTTATTCAACCTATGCTTTGTCTGCTTACGCCTTCTATGCTGTCACCTTGGGTGCAATCATCCCGGCGCTGATTGAAGCCAAAACTCCTGAGCTGTTAAGTGAACAGCTTGGACGCCATGTGAATGTGCACAAGGTGAGCATTAACCCGTTCGTGCTCAGAGCACGCATTGAAGGATTTTCCATTCAGGAAGCCAATGGCAACGATAGCTTTACCCGCTTTGATGAACTCGAACTGGAGTTCAATTTCTGGCAAAGCCTGTTTGCGCTGACTCCAACTGTTGACCATATAACCTTGAGTTCGCCGCAGATTGTGCTGCAACGTCTGGCAGACGATAACCAGACCCGCTTCAATTTCAGCGATATACTTGACACTCTGGCAAGTAATGCCAGTCAAGCAACGGTCGCAACTGAAACGGCCGGACAGCCAGGAGCACTCCCGGCCATCCGGGTACAACGTCTCAATATTTCAGACGGTCAGGTCCGTTTTCATGACAACCTTACTGGCGCGGATCTCAGCTATGCCGGCCTTAATCTCAACCTAAACCACTTCGACAGCCGTGCTATCAGTCAGCCAGTCGCAGCACACAAGGCTGACAAGCACGGTGCGGCAGTTGTCAGCAACCAATATTCGCTGATGCTTGAAGGCGCAGATAAAGGCCAGCTGGCTTTAAATGGCCAGTTCCAGTTAAGGCCGTTTAAAATAGATGGCACACTTGAACTCAAATCGGTCACGCTTAAACCTTTCTGGCCATTTACTGCCGACCAAATGCAGGCCGCCGTCACTGGCGGAGCGATCAACCTGTCCGCTCAGTTCAGTGCTGGCGAACGAGATCACAACTTCCACTATCAGGTCACGCAAGGCCAGCTCCAACTCAAACATCTGGTGGTGAGCGATCAAAGCCAGGCTAAAATCAAACTGCCAAGCCTTGATGTGCAAAACGTACGGGTTAACGGCGATCACCAGCAGATTGACGTTGATGTGATAAAGCTCAAAGGACTGTGGGTTGAAGGTGAAGCATCAGCACAGGGTCTGGATCTCGCCCAGCTATTTACCACTAAGAAGACAGCCACGTCTCCGACAGCCAATAATGAACAAAGTCAAACCAGTGCTGAACAACAAGCGGCCACAGACACCAGCACCACTTCTGCGCCCTGGCTGGTCAAACTGGCACGCTTTGCCATGACAGATACCGATGTAAATATTAAAGAGAGTGTGCAGAGCAAAGGCGTTTTCTGGCGGTTCTACCCGCTCTCTGTCACCACTGGCCCAATCCAAAGTGATCTGGCTAAACCTATCGATTACAACATCGCACTGGCTGTCAGCTCAGGCGACAACGCTGCCCCGCAACATGCGCGCGGAGAGCTCAGCACCAAAGGCAAGGTTGATGCTGCCAAACTCAGCGCAGAAGGTGATCTCTCGATTAACGGACTGGATTTAACCCAGGTCCAGCCTTACCTGGCACCCTATGTGAATCTGCATCTCACCAAAGGAGAACTGGCAACTCAGGGCCACTACAGTGCTGATAACAAAGGCCGTGCTATCTATCAAGGCAGCGCCGATATCAGCAATCTGTTGGTCAAAGACACCCTGCATAATCAGCCGCTGGTTCAGTGGCAAAAAATGAACATCAATAGCATGATATTCGATGCTCAGAAGCAGTCATTGCAAATCGACACCATCGCCTTTGATGCACCCTATGCCAAGGTGATGATCGCGAAAGATAAACGCACTAACATTGGCGATATTGTGGTCAATAGGGACGCTAACAGCCGATCTGAAACTGCCAAATCATCAACGGTGAATCCAGCCCCATCAACAACAGCCAAGCAGGACTCCTCGGCATTTGCGGTTGATGTTAAAGCCATTACGTTCAGCAACGGTTCGGCCTATTTTGCTGACAACTCACTGACCCCGAATTTTGCCTCCGGTATTGAGCTGCTGCATGGTTCTGTCCGCAACCTGTCGTCCACGCCAGGGACGACAGCTCAAGTTGATATTGCCGGTAAAATCGACAAATACGCCCCCGTGTCACTCAAAGGTGAAATTAACCCATTGATTGCAAATCCTTACCTGGATTTAAACCTGATCTTTAAAAGCGTCGAGCTGACCTCGGTCAACCCTTACTCAGGGACCTACGCCGGTTACTACATCGATAAGGGGCAGCTGTCGCTGGCGCTGAATTATCAACTTGAAGAAAATCAACTCAAAGGCGACAACCATTTGGTCATCGACCAACTCAAGCTCGGTAAACCAAGCGAATCTAAGCTAGCCACCAGTCTGCCGGTTTCACTGGCGCTCGCCATGTTGCAGGACCGAAACGGCGTCATCGACCTTGGCGTTCAGGTTTCAGGAGACGTGAATGATCCGGACTTCAGTTTTGGCAGCATTATTTTCAAAGCCTTGTCCAACATCGTTGTTAAAGCGGTGACCGCACCTTTCTCTCTGCTGGCCAATCTGGTCGGCTCGGATGAAGAACTTGATCATGTCACCTTTGCGTTAGGAGACGCCTCTCTGAGCACTGATGAGCAACAGCGCCTGGATAAACTGGCACAGGCACTGGCCTCACGTCCGCAACTGACGCTGAGTATTGCTGCAGCCGTGAATGAGCATGATGACAGCCGTGCGATGGCCGAGCAGCATATCCAGCAGCGCATGCTGGAGCAGAGCGGACTCAATACCCTGCCAGCGGATTTCAGTCCGAGCTATATCGCCCAGTCCGAACCTTTGGCGGATGCCGTCACTGCGCTGGCTGAATCTGACCTGAATCTCGACCTTAGCGATGAACGTGATAAGGTCGTGCAGCAACTCAAGCAAGGGCAAACGGATTCACCTTCTGATGAGCAGATCGACACGACCTTGATGCTGGGCCTCTACAACCAGTTGGTGAACTCGGTCAATATCAGCCATAGCCAGCTGG
- a CDS encoding putative bifunctional diguanylate cyclase/phosphodiesterase, with translation MLSATSQTVSRSLLRGVLPLFYLVAVTIVSYSLLVVPQTVAPYLYAYPLCLLLAFISANAKLKMLAALAALGCVTLASQLSPSAALQETFILIPLSYLILFPGTLWPIIAALLLVISSLSHHSFNSANFGDYLLDAIELVSISILATLGVHYKHKLQSQIERYRRDSLTDFLTRLANRAAFLNDTKRLESQYNSDQHYALLQLDIDDFKLINDTLGHHQGDILLIGLAQRLNQLNLGCDQLYRLSGDEFALIIKGDQHIRAKADQVAHRILATCSQAFFLNQRYYSMTMSIGVALFDDAMYDSDIWCRNVDIALQRAKQKGKNLVQHFDEELIGETIRNYQLERELSTAISRQQLHLEYQPKVDVVSGRVTSAEALIRWHHPDLGQVNPEQFVAIAEKSQQIIAIGRWVIETACRQAKAWQQQGHDICIAVNVSTVQFLYDDIFQVVSQTLRDTELDARLLQLEITETTLMKQPQSVSQTCEELRRIGVRIAIDDFGIAYSSLNYLKQLPIDVVKIDKSFIDDCVDDHHDHMLVRTIIQLGHNLGKVVTAEGVNSREQLSLLAEEGCDDYQGYYYSPPLIAEEFITLITREQATRTLAMGRN, from the coding sequence ATGTTATCTGCAACCAGCCAGACCGTCTCAAGATCGCTGTTACGGGGCGTATTGCCTCTGTTTTATCTTGTTGCCGTCACTATTGTCAGTTATTCATTGTTGGTGGTGCCCCAAACAGTGGCACCTTATCTGTATGCCTATCCGCTGTGCCTGTTACTGGCTTTTATCAGTGCGAACGCAAAGCTCAAGATGCTGGCAGCACTCGCGGCTCTGGGCTGTGTCACCCTGGCAAGCCAGCTATCGCCATCTGCCGCGCTTCAGGAAACCTTTATCCTGATCCCTCTAAGCTATTTGATTCTGTTTCCGGGCACCCTGTGGCCAATCATCGCCGCGCTGCTTTTGGTCATATCCAGCTTATCTCATCACTCTTTCAATTCGGCGAATTTCGGTGACTACTTATTGGATGCGATAGAGCTTGTCTCTATTTCAATACTGGCAACGCTCGGCGTGCACTACAAACACAAACTGCAGTCTCAGATCGAACGCTATCGACGCGACAGTCTGACCGATTTTCTTACCCGCCTTGCCAACCGTGCCGCGTTTTTAAATGACACCAAGCGTCTGGAATCCCAATATAACAGCGACCAGCATTATGCGTTGTTGCAGCTGGATATTGATGATTTCAAACTGATTAACGATACTTTGGGCCACCATCAGGGCGATATACTGCTCATAGGGCTGGCGCAACGTCTGAACCAGCTGAATCTTGGCTGTGACCAGTTGTACCGTCTCAGTGGCGACGAGTTCGCGCTCATTATAAAAGGTGACCAACACATCCGGGCCAAAGCCGATCAGGTCGCACACCGTATTCTCGCCACCTGCAGCCAGGCATTTTTTCTCAATCAGCGCTACTACAGCATGACAATGAGCATCGGCGTGGCGCTGTTTGACGATGCGATGTACGACAGTGATATCTGGTGCCGTAATGTGGATATCGCACTGCAGCGCGCCAAACAAAAAGGCAAGAATCTGGTACAGCATTTTGATGAAGAGTTAATCGGAGAAACCATCCGTAATTATCAGCTCGAACGTGAACTGAGCACGGCGATTAGCCGCCAGCAGTTACATCTGGAGTATCAACCTAAAGTCGACGTTGTAAGCGGACGAGTGACGAGTGCTGAAGCGTTAATACGCTGGCACCATCCGGATTTAGGTCAGGTTAACCCGGAGCAGTTCGTGGCAATTGCGGAAAAAAGCCAGCAAATCATTGCGATCGGACGCTGGGTCATTGAGACTGCCTGTCGCCAGGCCAAAGCCTGGCAGCAACAGGGTCACGATATCTGTATTGCCGTTAACGTATCTACAGTCCAGTTTCTTTATGACGATATTTTTCAGGTCGTCTCCCAAACTCTGCGGGATACAGAGCTCGATGCCCGGTTACTCCAGCTCGAAATCACCGAAACCACCCTAATGAAACAGCCACAAAGTGTCAGCCAGACTTGTGAAGAGTTACGTCGTATTGGCGTGCGCATTGCAATCGATGATTTTGGTATTGCCTACTCATCGCTAAATTACTTAAAACAACTGCCCATTGATGTGGTTAAGATCGACAAATCTTTCATTGATGACTGTGTTGACGATCACCACGACCATATGCTGGTCAGAACCATCATCCAACTCGGCCATAATCTCGGTAAAGTGGTCACCGCAGAAGGGGTAAACAGCCGTGAACAGTTGTCACTACTGGCTGAGGAAGGGTGTGACGACTATCAGGGCTATTACTACTCTCCGCCTTTGATAGCAGAAGAATTCATTACTTTGATTACGCGCGAGCAGGCGACTCGGACACTTGCAATGGGTCGTAACTAA